From one Triticum urartu cultivar G1812 chromosome 3, Tu2.1, whole genome shotgun sequence genomic stretch:
- the LOC125542226 gene encoding serine/threonine/tyrosine-protein kinase HT1-like: MKSLQCFKQGGGDGAGRRLERRLSLGDYKKAVSWSKYLVAPPGAKIRGGGEELWSADLSKLQIRARFASGRHSRVYSGRYNGREVAIKMVSQPEEDAALAAELERQFASEVALLLRLRHHNILSFVAACKKPPVFCIITEYMAGGSLRKYLHQQEPHSVPIELVLKLALDIARGMSYLHSQGILHRDLKSENVLLGEDMSVKVADFGISCLESQCGSGKGFTGTYRWMAPEMIKEKNHTRKVDVYSFGIVLWEILTALVPFSEMTPEQAAIAVALKNARPPLPASCPVAMSHLISQCWATNPERRPQFDDIVMVLEGYKEALDNDPSFFLSYIPPPPQHHPQHQQSLLRCFPRVKSMRRSASLKA; encoded by the exons ATGAAGAGCCTGCAGTGCTTCAAGCAGGGCGGCGGGGATGGCGCGGGGAGGCGGCTGGAGCGGCGGCTGTCGCTGGGGGACTACAAGAAGGCGGTGTCCTGGTCCAAGTACCTGGTGGCGCCGCCGGGGGCCAAGAtccggggcggcggcgaggagctctGGAGCGCCGACCTCTCCAAGCTCCAGATCCGCGCGCGCTTCGCCTCCGGCCGCCACAGCCGCGTCTACTCCGGCCGCTACAACGGCCGCGAGGTCGCCATCAAGATGGTCAGCCAGCCCGAGGAAGACGCCGCGCTCGCCGCCGAGCTCGAGCGCCAGTTCGCCTCCGaggtcgcgctcctcctccgcctccgccACCACAACATCCTCTCC TTCGTTGCAGCATGCAAGAAACCACCAGTGTTCTGTATCATCACTGAGTACATGGCAGGGGGTTCCCTTAGGAAGTATCTACACCAGCAAGAGCCTCATTCAGTCCCCATCGAACTAGTTCTGAAACTAGCTCTAGACATTGCCCGTGGGATGAGCTACCTGCACTCACAGGGGATACTCCATAGGGACCTGAAGTCAGAGAACGTGCTTCTCGGGGAAGATATGTCCGTCAAAGTGGCGGATTTCGGGATCTCATGTTTGGAGTCGCAGTGCGGTAGCGGCAAGGGGTTTACGGGGACCTATCGGTGGATGGCTCCTGAAATGATCAAGGAGAAAAACCATACTAGAAAAGTCGATGTGTACAGCTTTGGGATCGTCTTGTGGGAGATTTTAACTGCTTTGGTTCCATTCAGCGAGATGACACCTGAGCAGGCTGCTATAGCTGTCGCCCTCAAG AATGCGAGGCCACCGCTACCTGCTTCGTGCCCTGTGGCCATGAGCCATCTGATATCTCAGTGCTGGGCGACAAACCCGGAAAGAAGACCTCAGTTTGACGATATCGTCATGGTCCTCGAGGGCTACAAGGAAGCGCTTGACAACGACCCGTCATTCTTCCTGTCATACATACCGCCTCCGCCGCAACACCACCCGCAGCACCAGCAGAGCCTTCTCCGGTGCTTCCCTCGGGTGAAATCAATGCGACGGTCCGCTTCTCTCAAGGCATGA